The following nucleotide sequence is from Cucumis melo cultivar AY chromosome 1, USDA_Cmelo_AY_1.0, whole genome shotgun sequence.
tCAAATTTGATGAGCTATCTTGTAGTTTAAGCTTTGTTaattttacataaatataacaaaacaccaaattatttacggttgtataaaaaaattcataaagttagcattttttaaactttccatcgtttttttcttttcctttttttttttcgtttttccatcgtctttctacttttcctcttctttttttcgctgcgatttctttccattgtctttcttcttttccttttttttacatcatgtacaaaaaataacaaaatctaaaggatcgtgtataaaaaatcttgaaaaaaaatcatttagattggagtagccaaatgtaaactaccgtgtaaaaaaagtaaacaatcgtgtaaaaaaaataaaagattgtgtataaaaaatcttaaaaaaattcatttgtattgaagtagccaaatgtaaatgatcatgtaaagaAAGTAaacgtgtaaagaaatctaaacgatcgtgtaccaaaagaataaaaaaatcgtgtatcaaattttgaaaaatctaaacgattgtgtagcaaaATTAAActaatgaaattgaaaagataaatcgtagatataactaaatgatcgcgtataaattgtaggtatatctaaacgatcgacaataactaaatctaaatgatcatagATATATTACACGCGATTGATGGCGTGtggttgatgagacattttttgtattttacacggtagTCTCTtgactttttctattttttggtattttacacggtggactctaaacttttttcatttttgaaattattctatagaacgtaaatattttgccaattttttatgtttttgaaaatacccttatgtattaattaaattttattttgatgcTCTATTATAGAACAAAATATTTCTAAGTacacaatttcaataataataatatatatatatatatatatatatatatatatatgtacacaAGACTAAAAAATGGAAGTTTAAATGATATCAACGtagaaaaattcaaattaaaagtACAATTTTCTCTCAATGAATTATCATAAAGCACAAAAAATCGAAACTAGttataaaatataagaaaaaactcaaaatgAAGCGATAGAAAGGTTATATTCTAATTTCTTGACttcttatatttattttattttacaaggattttttaaaacaaaatctttaaataatcataaataataaaattatagaattgttcacaaaaattcaatttttccttttcttttacacactttttttcaactatttttttaaGACCTACAAATATTTTGGCCAAAAGAACacacttaaaagaaaaataaaaagaataaagaaaatgtTAACCATGGCAAACATGCAACGAAAAAAGTTCACAAATAtgcaatggaaaatacaaaaaaatgtccAAGTCACACATGCGATTAATTCAGTAATCTTCTTCTGAACGATCGTATACTATAATCATGcatgatacacaatcgtgtagttctttttaacgatgggaaaaaaaacttcaaatttaacgatcatgttgactatgctaaactattgtgttgaccatgacaaacgatcgtgttgatcacGAAAAATGATCATGTTTATTATGATAAGCGATCGGGGtccaatataaatgatcgttaaaaactttaaatttaacGATTGTGTTGACTGCAGTAATCTATCGTTTATATCATATCAAcgcgatcgtgtagttctttttaaacgatgagaaaagagctttaaatttaaacgatcgtgttgacgatcgtttagatcatttcaaaatgatatttaaacaattttgatatttttgaatatgaggaagatgaagtaaCTTCAAAGAATCTTGTCGAAAATGGTAAAAATGAAATAGGGGACTTAAAGAAGAATAagtcttttaaaaatataagaaagaaaatatggaAGAGGAGACGAAGAAATGTAGAAGAAAagatgaataaattgcaaagaataAGAAGTGACAAATGATCAGCAATATTcaagaaaaatttgaaaattatgaaaatattttaccgacTTCATGAACTTTCGATTTTTTGTTACAAAGTCGTGAATATTTttgagttttattatatttatgtaaattaacctaAAGAAAAGCAAATAAAAGAGATGGACTCAACTTAGCACTTGATCTTGAATGTTATTTTTACAACAAAATTATTCCTAGCATTAGATTTTATCGattaatttaaactttttaGGTTTAATTGTGTGAgacttaaaagttaaaatagtTCTCTACTAATTAATAGATTTAATTTAGGTTAAATTAGAGATGaataattgaaattttgatatattttcgtaagtagttttaatattttgtttcaaaatttattaaacTTATAGTTGATAAAAGTTGAGTGTTCGGAACTAAAATactataattaatttaaactatAAGAATGTGATATAAAAATAACACTAAggaaacaattcaaattatagGAAAATGAATTagaccaaaataaaataaataaaacttagaagactaagataaaattaaaaaagaaaaagaagcaagaaagaaagaaagaaagaaatttattatatttatatttttaaaagataatatAAAATGCGAGTATttagtttattatatatattttttgttttgaatatGTAGTGGGTTTTTATTTATTTCGGTTGGCCTTTTTGGACATTTCCACTGTCCAATTTCCAACAACCGTAAATACGCGGTCCGTTGTTCTTCCAATAAAAGCCTCCTCCGCCTCCGTTAGGGTTCATCATTCAACTCCCaagttctctctctctctctctctctctctctctctctctctatgtTTCTCTCTCCTCTACCCTTTCTTCATACTCCCAATTTCCAATTTCACACAATCTGATTCACTTCCCCTTTTCAATTCCTCACTTTCCACCCATTTTCGATCTCTTCTTCTTGTTCATGTTACAATGCCTGCCACTGATTTTCAAGGTTCTTCCTCGCCGTTAACCAACATTGGCCGTTCCATCTTCAGTCTCCGCCGCGATCAAGTTCATTCCATGGAAGGGGGTTCTCACGACGGCATCGTTTTGGACTCTGACCTTGATTCCTTCCAGAAGCAGGTCACTCAACACTTCCAGGATTTGTCGTCGGCTTCTTCTGATGATATTTTGTCGCTCTCCTGGATTCGGAAGCTTTTGGATGCTTTCATTTGCTGTCAGGAGGAATTTAAGATTATTTTGTTTGGGCATAAGGCGCAAATTTGTAGACCTCCGATGGATAGGATGGTTTCGGATTACTTGGAGAGGAGTGTGAAGGCGCTCGATGTTTGTAATGTGATTAGAGATGGGATTGAGCAGTTGAGGCAGTGGCAGAAGTTGTTGGAGATTGTGCTTAGTGCTTTGGATAATTCTAGTTACAAGAAGATTCTTGGCGAGGGCCAATTTCGCCGTGCGAAGAAGGCTTTGATTGACTTAGCCATTGCAATGCTCGACGAAAATGATGCCAATTCTCCGGCTATTGCTCAGAGAAACCGTTCATTTGGACGTAATAACGGTACCAGAGACCGTAGGTCTTTGGGGCATTTCCGTTCGCTTTCATGGAGTGTT
It contains:
- the LOC103500406 gene encoding protein ROH1-like encodes the protein MPATDFQGSSSPLTNIGRSIFSLRRDQVHSMEGGSHDGIVLDSDLDSFQKQVTQHFQDLSSASSDDILSLSWIRKLLDAFICCQEEFKIILFGHKAQICRPPMDRMVSDYLERSVKALDVCNVIRDGIEQLRQWQKLLEIVLSALDNSSYKKILGEGQFRRAKKALIDLAIAMLDENDANSPAIAQRNRSFGRNNGTRDRRSLGHFRSLSWSVSRSWSAARQLQAIGSNLAAPRANEIVLTNGLAVPVFTMNMVLLFVTWALIAAIPCQDRGLHVHFSLPRQFSWAAPMLSLHDRILEESRRRERRNACGLLKEIHQIDKFAHIMNELADTAQFPLTNEREEEVRRRVQELSQICETLKIGLDPLERQIREVFHRIVRSRTEGLDCLGRGNTHE